In Candidatus Bathyarchaeia archaeon, the following are encoded in one genomic region:
- a CDS encoding MFS transporter, protein MPTKFKHYLLAVGIFGVGNFANTFLVLRATEALTPSFGVVIASSTSAFLYVLLNVGAAFFAYIFGVLGDKVSKKDLLALGYLNFSIYCIGFIFSPPNIWIYAFLFLLAGVETGAIDATERSYAAELLKGNRRGTGFVILSTINGIGDFTSSITAGILWTLISASASFTFGATLALMATAILIIRK, encoded by the coding sequence TTGCCAACTAAATTCAAACATTACCTGTTAGCTGTAGGCATATTTGGTGTCGGAAATTTCGCCAACACATTTCTAGTGTTAAGAGCTACAGAAGCTTTAACGCCAAGTTTCGGAGTTGTAATTGCCAGCAGCACCAGCGCATTCCTTTACGTGTTGCTTAATGTGGGCGCTGCATTTTTCGCCTACATATTCGGCGTATTGGGAGACAAAGTCAGCAAAAAGGATCTATTAGCATTAGGATACCTAAACTTCAGCATATACTGCATCGGCTTCATTTTCTCACCACCAAACATTTGGATCTACGCCTTCCTCTTCCTTTTAGCGGGCGTAGAAACAGGAGCCATAGACGCAACTGAAAGATCGTATGCCGCTGAACTGCTAAAAGGAAACAGAAGAGGAACAGGCTTCGTAATCCTCAGCACAATAAATGGCATAGGAGACTTCACATCAAGCATCACCGCCGGAATCTTATGGACACTCATATCCGCCAGCGCATCTTTCACCTTCGGAGCGACACTCGCCCTAATGGCAACGGCGATCCTAATAATTCGCAAGTAA
- a CDS encoding MFS transporter produces MKNKSNNQNSRKWLNRNVAAMGFTSLFSDASHEMATSILAQFLTIELHGSAEILGLIEGLADFSSSFIKTYSGWLSDKLGKRKPLATLGYTLTGIFISLFAFAFNFLQVLFYRTVGWIGRGIREPPRDALLADSVEPESYGHAFGFHRMMDTLGAIIGPSIAFILLLIIGFRNVFLVAFLPGILAILVFALFTREKVCRQKVEGERKLLAT; encoded by the coding sequence ATGAAAAATAAATCGAACAATCAAAACAGTAGAAAATGGCTGAACAGAAATGTGGCGGCGATGGGTTTCACGAGCCTGTTCAGTGACGCAAGCCATGAGATGGCTACTTCTATTCTTGCTCAATTCTTAACAATCGAGTTGCATGGTTCAGCTGAAATCTTGGGCTTAATAGAGGGACTGGCGGACTTCTCCTCAAGTTTTATTAAGACATATTCTGGTTGGCTAAGCGATAAGTTGGGCAAGAGAAAGCCCCTTGCGACATTAGGCTATACGCTTACAGGAATATTTATATCTCTATTTGCCTTTGCATTTAACTTTCTTCAAGTACTGTTCTATAGAACAGTTGGATGGATTGGAAGAGGCATAAGAGAACCGCCGAGAGACGCCCTTCTAGCCGATTCAGTTGAGCCTGAAAGCTACGGTCACGCGTTTGGTTTCCATCGCATGATGGACACGTTAGGCGCCATCATAGGCCCAAGCATAGCTTTTATTCTACTTCTTATCATCGGGTTTAGAAACGTTTTTCTGGTTGCGTTTTTGCCAGGCATCTTAGCGATATTGGTGTTCGCGCTTTTCACGAGGGAAAAAGTTTGTAGGCAAAAGGTTGAAGGGGAGAGAAAATTGTTAGCGACATAA
- a CDS encoding helix-turn-helix domain-containing protein yields MNEEFLEKTTEDQLIQRILRVLTEVSEATPYQIEKRTEMPHATVHKKIDQALKANLIRVKKEGKFRTGLQTRIYELTPYGLIVYLNNYFKDCFLNKRKPEITKEISEKINALLFNKWKAFLRYVPEGYALALLSRIVDALCLRAYKNTEMLFLEEFIAWLGVPTIREPLIWEEGYFPTDEVIAFLNSEPELKEAFAGQINEEIEGLRATLAHWQGIKEKIHKPVRKAAKKPTKQGT; encoded by the coding sequence ATGAACGAAGAATTTCTGGAAAAAACCACAGAAGACCAACTTATACAAAGGATACTACGCGTTTTAACAGAGGTCAGTGAGGCAACACCATACCAAATTGAAAAGAGAACAGAAATGCCCCACGCCACGGTACATAAGAAAATTGACCAGGCGTTAAAGGCGAATCTTATACGGGTCAAAAAGGAAGGCAAATTTCGCACAGGACTACAAACTAGGATTTATGAGTTAACGCCTTACGGCTTGATAGTCTACCTCAACAACTACTTCAAGGATTGTTTCCTTAACAAACGCAAGCCGGAAATCACGAAAGAAATTTCGGAAAAGATAAACGCGCTATTATTCAATAAGTGGAAAGCTTTCTTGCGTTATGTGCCTGAGGGCTATGCCCTAGCCCTGTTAAGCCGCATCGTTGATGCGCTTTGCCTACGGGCATACAAAAATACAGAAATGTTGTTCTTGGAAGAGTTCATCGCTTGGTTAGGTGTGCCAACCATCCGAGAACCATTAATTTGGGAAGAAGGATATTTTCCGACTGATGAAGTAATAGCCTTCTTAAACAGCGAACCCGAACTGAAAGAAGCCTTTGCCGGACAAATTAACGAAGAAATTGAAGGATTAAGAGCAACATTGGCCCATTGGCAAGGAATCAAAGAAAAAATCCATAAGCCCGTTAGGAAAGCTGCGAAAAAGCCAACTAAACAAGGAACCTAA
- a CDS encoding tyrosine-type recombinase/integrase: MAGAGEKTCASESAEQNSVIDLGHDFQQNQTPKQPQLKCPQCSSTSLYKDGLRYLSNGSSVQRWLCRNCGYRFTDPNQKAKTEWKNPPSGLNSPSALYYSCQGNNDPNGRVPTARKAALTLATVENNAKSGQAGATEQTVDIHGKIVDYIWHLKKKGLKEITVRHYGEMLTRLLKDGVNLMQPEEVKNFLARKDKWSERTKAIVVAIYNDFLNFLRLPWESPKYKPAKRLPFIPAEEELDQMIARAGKRLAPLLQILKETGMRLGEALRLKWTDVDFQRKIVNITPEKGSKPRILPLSEKVLGMLQTLPKKSEYIFAATRWSMTSNFYMQRKTLARKLNNPRILKISLHTFRHWKATMEYHKTKDLIYVQQLLGHVDIKSTMVYITIEQGLFSNTSNDEFHVKTARTVEEACKLAEVGFEYFDTIDGIHIYRRRK, from the coding sequence ATGGCTGGGGCTGGAGAGAAGACTTGCGCTTCAGAAAGCGCAGAGCAGAACAGTGTTATTGACCTCGGACATGATTTTCAACAGAACCAAACGCCGAAACAGCCCCAGCTCAAATGCCCACAATGCAGCTCCACAAGCCTTTACAAAGATGGACTAAGATATCTCAGCAATGGCAGTAGCGTTCAGCGTTGGCTTTGCAGAAACTGCGGCTACAGATTCACAGACCCCAACCAAAAAGCCAAAACCGAATGGAAGAATCCTCCATCCGGCTTAAATTCGCCTTCTGCCTTATACTATTCCTGCCAAGGGAACAATGACCCGAATGGGAGAGTGCCCACCGCTAGAAAGGCGGCGTTAACCTTGGCCACAGTAGAAAACAATGCAAAAAGCGGGCAAGCGGGAGCCACAGAGCAGACGGTTGATATCCATGGAAAAATCGTTGACTACATCTGGCATCTGAAAAAGAAGGGATTGAAAGAAATAACTGTAAGGCATTACGGTGAAATGCTTACTCGGCTGCTCAAAGATGGCGTTAACCTGATGCAACCTGAAGAAGTTAAAAACTTCCTAGCTAGGAAAGACAAGTGGAGTGAGAGGACTAAAGCGATAGTTGTTGCAATCTACAACGACTTCTTAAATTTTCTCAGGCTTCCTTGGGAGTCCCCAAAATATAAGCCTGCCAAGAGATTGCCTTTCATACCTGCAGAAGAAGAATTAGACCAAATGATTGCGCGAGCTGGAAAAAGATTAGCACCGCTTCTTCAGATTCTCAAGGAAACTGGCATGCGTCTTGGAGAGGCCCTAAGGCTCAAATGGACGGATGTGGACTTTCAGCGCAAAATAGTCAACATTACACCCGAAAAGGGGAGCAAACCAAGGATACTTCCACTTTCCGAAAAAGTTCTCGGAATGCTCCAAACATTACCAAAGAAATCCGAATATATCTTTGCGGCAACTCGTTGGAGTATGACCTCCAACTTCTATATGCAAAGGAAAACTTTGGCAAGAAAGCTAAACAACCCAAGAATCTTGAAGATAAGCTTGCATACTTTCAGACACTGGAAGGCTACAATGGAATATCACAAAACCAAGGATTTAATCTATGTACAGCAACTGCTAGGCCATGTCGACATAAAATCTACAATGGTATACATAACAATTGAGCAAGGTTTATTCAGCAACACATCGAATGACGAGTTTCATGTGAAAACTGCTAGAACAGTGGAAGAAGCGTGCAAATTGGCAGAGGTTGGATTCGAATACTTTGACACTATAGACGGCATTCACATATATCGGAGAAGAAAATAG